The following are from one region of the Brienomyrus brachyistius isolate T26 chromosome 4, BBRACH_0.4, whole genome shotgun sequence genome:
- the si:ch211-106h4.4 gene encoding MAM and LDL-receptor class A domain-containing protein 1 isoform X20 codes for MRRSAHLLLAFLGFLEVLLWGLHVTVAVHRCLEGEFQCASQECVSQENVCDYHSDCTDGSDEEFCGSCNFDLHSCGWKDVSSSFYRWRLEMANVSSEPGVDHTTGSPFGSIMHVEGSNPSPLSKAQLETVLHKPTAIGCHITFWYHLFDSIGLSSEVSLHVTTNSSLQKLWEIKKAQTRGWENVTVHIGNRAAGSKLQFMVSPTFIGDQDVALDDVQLLDCSERDIPAGSSRLSCSFEADACAWYNDQGSPASWERVIGKDPWGQQLRPDHDHTSGTGYYMFVGSKSRTATPVQARLLSYPQDARKAQCLSFWYHMFGGTVGSLKFISRHSGGGDRLQWVRTGTQGNKWHFVDLQIEESDTPVQFVFEATVGGAYGSIAIDDVVVSAAPDGSCRAERECTFQGSLCGLLQDHTGNFNWSRTTGEQSVNTSSPGHDHTLGTAQGYYLSAQIWRWSVGDAGRVLTRLHDPTPKSGECLKFWYHMDGEGVGTLSIYLQKLDRSRVLLWSEHGKQGDLWRQGRATVLSHDAPYQVVFEAVAGDGVGMDIAIDDLLILNGPCPPLGFCDFESDPCSWLSVRPLVSGMDWDWTSASSTAGGRGPPVDHTTNSGQGHYMYYSKSMLTSSTTANLQSEYMDPTTMGCLVFWYHLSVLYHGDVRFTVHLNESGSLRSIWNQTGYQGNVWLKSMVDYSTSSRHQILFEAKALSSSSVDVALDDIYVVRDQTCPGFVATTVAPTTIPTAAPTSPMDCSFEEGLCRWSQETGDSFNWSRQAGREVEAPEDGPRYDHSVGNEEGFYLIIPALGSKEGETAVISIPMMLQSTDVCISFWYHMLGSSVSSLELLVQTSESEKAMWRRHGTQDAEWLNSQVTLSMADVQKIKLSGRRNSLGIGYIAIDDITVREGHCVDQDPCGFESAFMCEYEQDVTDGADWVHTTGPDGRVDRTYRTQQGHSMAVFGKDLHQREVIMLRTPEFPATTESCLQFWYWLSARGNDTLSVHVTQGEELGPALWVLSGAPCHNWEVAQITVSAASKFRVVFRAEMDAAPGSSVQLDEVSLRGGACVPTGSCDFEEGQCTWRNLEGDGHDWIQADGHFHGPSVDHTTQTPEGRYLLSSVRSQVQNQSSKAILVSERFQNSGTTCFSFWYQMNVSEPGVLRLHLQSGATKKDQFYETTEGWSNWTQVSHTVLGPKGFQVLIEAETTTGFLAIDDLLVTPGPCHDNETSANFTGCDFETDICGWEDVSSGQFVWQRGRNGSVTDNTGPSTDHTTGTELGWYMEVDADQGDVNSFAALWSPAMKEASSQCELEFYYHMYGKGIGQLGVRLHEISGFTWLWSLSGDQDQEWRRASVQVGRIPGMFRLVFEATRTYSTLGDIAIDDISLLHCSLPEPQARCPSDNFRCSSGVCVEHRRVCDFTDDCGDRSDETDCELQGYLGRCSFEHGLCAWEPSSMGAPGAEWVRQRAPSSWTPLTAAPPMDHTRNSAAGHYVIPGWSDVSDMVSSTLLPSVNCTVRFYHYSQNTGQGSGELTVRLRSILSASSDRVLWVREGSRAFFWERAEVTFSTAVHSKVVLRYERPARAGGDVAVDDVSFSLQCAHDPENSALPQPATPTAPPSTSPSATPCKADEFFCWLSEDVTCIPASSQCDYTKDCPLGEDEQSCGPCTFENNQCGWMDVSKRDIRWQRQRATVPTDPDHTTGTGSYMNVVHGKSNIAQSKSRGNARLLSPRLPPSGPYCQMMFHFRVTPGGGAGLYVIRLEAGAKSGTLLWSRPKQDSGQWVPEILNVGSTPQPYKIVFNSSLESASNNNGSLGIALDDISFHNCEASYQPPDPSSHNCSFEDHSCGWVQAASDDLDWQSWTGPSVTANTGPAGDHTTGLGNYLYVESSSPSRVGDVAQLKSPLLPPAGPQGYCITFWYHMFGATVGSLRLYLQESQPLQRTLMWKRQGMQSDMWQMTQSHVTLQEVHQVVLEASVGGWAGDVALDHITLTPGACRHSVLIRGFGTTIISS; via the exons ATGAGAAGGTCAGCCCACCTGCTGCTAG CTTTCCTTGGCTTTCTggaggtcctgctctggggtctaCATGTGACCG TAGCGGTTCACAGGTGTCTTGAAGGAGAGTTCCAGTGTGCTTCCCAAGAATGTGTCTCCCAGGAGAACGTCTGCGACTACCATAGTGACTGCACCGATGGATCGGATGAAGAGTTCTGCG GGTCCTGTAACTTTGACCTGCACTCATGTGGGTGGAAAGACGTGAGCAGCAGCTTCTACAGATGGAGGCTAGAAATGGCCAACGTCAGCTCCGAGCCCGGGGTGGACCACACCACCGGCTCACCGTTCGGTAG CATCATGCACGTGGAGGGATCTAATCCATCTCCCTTGTCCAAAGCCCAGCTGGAAACCGTCCTTCACAAACCCACGGCAATAGGCTGTCACATCAC CTTTTGGTACCACCTGTTTGACAGCATAGGGCTTTCCTCAGAAGTCTCCTTACACGTCACCACAAACTCATCCCTCCAGAAGCTGTGGGAGATAAAGAAGGCCCAGACCAGGGGCTGGGAAAATGTTACTGTCCACATCGGGAACAGAGCCGCAGGTTCCAAG CTGCAGTTCATGGTGTCACCCACGTTCATCGGTGACCAGGACGTGGCGCTGGACGACGTGCAGCTGCTGGACTGCTCCGAGCGGGACATTCCTGCCGGGTCTTCGCGGCTCTCCTGCTCATTCGAGGCGGACGCCTGTGCCTGGTACAATGACCAAGGTTCTCCAGCCTCCTGGGAGAGGGTCATCGGGAAAGACCCATGGGGCCAGCAGCTACGCCCAGACCATGACCACACCAGCGGCACCG GTTACTACATGTTTGTGGGTTCAAAGTCCAGAACAGCAACCCCTGTTCAAGCCCGACTGCTGAGCTACCCCCAGGATGCCAGAAAAGCACAGTGTCTCAGCTTCTGGTACCATATGTTTGGAGGCACCGTTG GATCCCTGAAGTTCATTTCCAGACACTCCGGAGGGGGTGACAGACTGCAGTGGGTGCGAACCGGGACACAGGGGAACAAGTGGCACTTTGTGGACCTCCAAATCGAAGAGAGTGACACACCAGTACAG TTTGTGTTCGAGGCCACGGTGGGCGGGGCCTACGGGAGCATCGCCATCGACGACGTGGTTGTTTCCGCCGCCCCGGATGGGTCGTGCCGCGCCGAGAGAGAGTGCACCttccagggctccctctgcggCCTGCTGCAAGACCACACGGGGAACTTTAACTGGAGCAGAACCACAGGGGAGCAGTCTGTAAACACCTCCAGTCCCGGCCACGACCACACCCTGGGGACGGCTCAAG GTTACTATCTGAGCGCCCAGATCTGGCGCTGGTCCGTCGGTGACGCGGGCCGAGTGCTGACCCGCCTGCACGACCCAACTCCGAAAAGTGGGGAATGTCTGAAGTTCTGGTACCACATGGACGGCGAGGGTGTCGGGACCCTCAGCATCTACCTGCAGAAGCTGGACCGGTCCAGGGTGCTTCTGTGGAGCGAGCATGGAAAGCAGGGGGACCTCTGGAGGCAGGGCAGAGCTACGGTCCTTAGCCATGATGCCCCGTACCAG GTTGTGTTTGAGGCTGTTGCTGGAGATGGTGTTGGGATGGACATAGCTATTGATGACCTCCTAATCCTGAATGGACCATGCCCCCCTCTAG GGTTCTGCGACTTTGAGTCAGATCCTTGCAGTTGGCTGAGTGTCCGTCCATTAGTCAGTGGTATGGACTGGGACTGGACTTCGGCATCTAGCACTGCAGGCGGCCGCGGCCCGCCCGTGGACCACACCACAAATTCAGGTCAAG GTCACTACATGTACTACAGCAAATCCATGCTGACGTCCTCCACAACGGCTAACCTGCAGAGTGAATACATGGATCCCACAACTATGGGATGCCTTGTCTTCTGGTACCATCTCAGCGTGCTCTATCATG GTGATGTGAGGTTTACGGTGCACTTGAATGAGTCTGGGAGTCTCCGTTCAATCTGGAACCAGACGGGATACCAAGGGAACGTCTGGCTGAAGTCCATGGTGGATTATTCCACGTCAAGCCGCCACCAG ATCCTGTTTGAAGCGAAAGCGCTATCCAGCAGTTCAGTGGATGTCGCCCTGGATGACATCTACGTCGTGAGAGACCAGACCTGCCCAGGTTTCGTGGCCACCACAGTGGCCCCCACCACAATACCAACAGCTGCCCCCACAAGCCCGATGGACTGCAGCTTTGAGGAGG GATTATGCCGCTGGTCCCAGGAGACTGGCGATTCCTTCAActggagcaggcaagcaggacgGGAGGTGGAGGCTCCTGAGGATGGGCCTCGCTATGATCACAGTGTCGGCAATGAAGAAG GGTTCTACctcatcatccctgcattgggCTCCAAGGAAGGAGAGACAGCAGTGATATCAATACCCATGATGCTCCAGTCCACAGATGTGTGCATCAGCTTCTGGTACCACATGCTGGGGTCGTCTGTCTCCAGCCTGGAGCTCTTGGTGCAGACC AGTGAATCTGAAAAGGCGATGTGGAGAAGGCACGGTACGCAGGATGCCGAGTGGCTGAATTCGCAGGTCACCCTAAGCATGGCCGACGTGCAGAAA ATAAAGTTGTCTGGTAGACGGAACTCCTTGGGTATCGGATACATCGCCATTGACGACATTACTGTCAGAGAGGGGCACTGCGTGGATCAAG ACCCGTGTGGGTTTGAGAGCGCCTTTATGTGTGAATATGAACAGGACGTGACAGATGGCGCTGACTGGGTCCACACCACTGGCCCAGATGGCCGAGTTGATCGTACTTACAGGACGCAACAAG GTCATTCCATGGCAGTGTTTGGAAAGGACTTACATCAGCGAGAGGTCATCATGCTAAGGACCCCAGAGTTCCCGGCCACAACAGAGTCCTGTCTACAGTTCTG GTATTGGCTGTCGGCGCGTGGTAATGACACACTCTCAGTGCATGTCACGCAGGGTGAGGAGCTGGGCCCTGCACTGTGGGTACTCTCTGGCGCCCCCTGTCACAACTGGGAGGTGGCACAGATTACAGTCTCTGCTGCTTCCAAATTCAGG GTGGTGTTTAGAGCAGAGATGGACGCGGCCCCTGGCTCCTCAGTGCAGCTGGATGAGGTGTCACTGAGGGGCGGAGCCTGTGTCCCCACAGGAAGCTGCGACTTCGAGGAGGGTCAGTGCACCTGGAGGAACTTAGAAGGCGATGGCCATGACTGGATCCAGGCAGATGGGCATTTTCACGGGCCAAGTGTCGACCATACCACCCAGACCCCTGAGG GGAGGTACCTATTGAGCTCAGTTCGGAGCCAGGTCCAGAACCAAAGCAGCAAGGCGATCCTGGTCTCTGAGCGCTTCCAGAACAGTGGAACCACTTGCTTCTCTTTCTGGTACCAAATGAATGTCAG TGAGCCTGGGGTCCTGAGGCTCCATCTGCAGTCTGGGGCCACCAAGAAGGACCAGTTTTACGAGACCACAGAAGGCTGGAGCAATTGGACCCAGGTTTCCCACACAGTGCTCGGGCCCAAAGGATTCCAG GTGCTGATCGAGGCTGAGACCACCACGGGGTTCCTTGCCATCGATGACCTCCTAGTGACTCCAGGACCCTGTCACG ACAATGAAACTTCAGCAAATTTTACGGGTTGTGATTTTGAGACCGACATCTGTGGCTGGGAAGACGTGAGTTCGGGTCAGTTTGTGTGGCAAAGGGGACGTAATGGCTCAGTCACAGACAACACGGGTCCGTCCACGGACCATACCACGGGCACTGAGCTGG GCTGGTACATGGAGGTGGATGCGGACCAGGGGGACGTTAACAGCTTTGCGGCACTGTGGAGCCCGGCGATGAAAGAGGCGAGCTCACAGTGCGAACTGGAGTTCTACTATCACATGTACGGGAAAG GCATCGGCCAGCTGGGAGTGCGGCTTCATGAGATCTCCGGGTTCACGTGGCTGTGGAGCCTCTCGGGGGACCAGGACCAGGAGTGGAGGCGAGCCTCCGTACAAGTGGGTCGCATCCCAGGGATGTTCCGGCTGGTCTTTGAGGCGACTCGCACCTACAGCACGCTGGGAGACATCGCCATAGATGATATTTCCCTTCTGCATTGCTcactgccag AGCCCCAGGCCCGATGCCCCTCGGATAATTTCCGATGCTCCAGTGGTGTTTGTGTCGAGCACCGAAGGGTGTGCGATTTCACCGATGACTGTGGGGACCGGAGCGACGAGACAGACTGCG AGCTGCAGGGTTACCTGGGGAGGTGCAGCTTTGAGCACGGCCTGTGTGCCTGGGAGCCCAGCAGCATGGGGGCCCCTGGGGCCGAGTGGGTGAGACAGAGAGCACCGTCCAGCTGGACCCCCCTCACGGCCGCCCCGCCCATGGACCACACCCGAAATTCGGCAGCAG GCCACTATGTGATTCCTGGATGGAGTGACGTGTCAGACATGGTTTCTTCCACCTTACTGCCCAGCGTAAACTGCACT GTGCGTTTTTACCACTACAGCCAGAACACTGGGCAGGGCTCCGGAGAGCTGACAGTGAGGTTGAGAAGCATCCTCAGTGCAAGCAGTGACCGGGTGCTGTGGGTCAGAGAGGGGTCACGGGCCTTCTTCTGGGAGAGAGCAGAGGTCACTTTCTCCACCGCTGTGCACAGCAAG GTCGTGCTGCGTTACGAGAGACCAGCACGCGCCGGAGGTGATGTAGCTGTGGACGAcgtctccttctccctccagtGTGCCCATGATCCCGAGAACAGTGCACTACCCCAACCAGCTACCCCCACGGCCCCGCCCTCTACATCCCCCTCCGCCACGCCCTGTAAG GCAGATGAGTTCTTCTGCTGGCTGTCAGAGGATGTGACCTGTATCCCTGCCAGTTCTCAGTGTGATTACACCAAAGACTGCCCTCTAGGGGAAGATGAGCAGAGCTGCG GACCTTGTACCTTTGAGAACAAtcagtgtggatggatggatgtgagtAAGAGGGACATCAGGTGGCAGAGACAGAGAGcgactgtgcccacagaccccGACCATACCACAGGCACAG GCTCCTACATGAATGTTGTCCACGGAAAATCCAACATTGCCCAGAGCAAATCCAGGGGAAATGCCCGTTTGCTGAGTCCCAGGCTTCCCCCGTCAGGCCCCTACTGCCAGATGAT GTTTCACTTCCGGGTGACCCCCGGTGGAGGGGCTGGCCTGTATGTCATCCGGTTGGAGGCTGGTGCCAAATCGGGGACGTTGCTCTGGTCCCGCCCTAAGCAGGACAGCGGCCAGTGGGTTCCAGAGATCCTCAATGTGGGCTCCACGCCTCAGCCATACAAA ATTGTCTTCAACAGCTCCCTCGAGTCGGCGTCCAACAACAACGGCTCTCTGGGCATTGCCCTGGATGACATCTCCTTCCACAACTGCGAGGCATCCTACCAGCCACCAG ACCCCTCCTCTCACAATTGCTCCTTTGAGGACCACTCCTGCGGCTGGGTCCAGGCAGCCAGTGATGACCTGGACTGGCAGAGCTGGACCGGACCGTCTGTCACCGCTAACACTGGACCCGCGGGGGACCACACCACTGGCTTGG GGAATTACCTATATGTCGAGAGCTCCTCTCCAAGCAGAGTAGGGGATGTGGCCCAGCTGAAGTCccctctgctgccacctgctggcccccAAGGCTACTGCATCACTTTCTGGTACCACATGTTTGGTGCCACAGTTGGAAGCCTAAGGTTATACCTGCAAGAATCTCAGCCCCTACAAAGGACACTG aTGTGGAAGAGGCAGGGCATGCAAAGCGACATGTGGCAGATGACCcagagtcatgtgaccctgcaGGAG